One genomic window of Candidatus Nitrospira inopinata includes the following:
- a CDS encoding YbaB/EbfC family nucleoid-associated protein, with amino-acid sequence MKNPFGNMSTILKQAQAMQEQMAKLQEQAASKTASGTAGGGIVTVTANGALQIVSVTIDPELIKSGDVEMLQDLVVAAGNDALRKAKDLMEQEMKALTGGLKIPGLF; translated from the coding sequence ATGAAAAACCCTTTCGGCAATATGAGCACGATTCTCAAGCAGGCCCAAGCCATGCAAGAACAGATGGCCAAACTCCAAGAGCAAGCGGCGTCCAAGACCGCCAGCGGAACGGCCGGGGGCGGCATCGTAACCGTGACGGCCAACGGCGCGTTACAGATCGTCAGCGTGACGATCGACCCCGAACTGATCAAGAGCGGGGACGTCGAAATGCTGCAAGACCTGGTCGTCGCGGCCGGCAATGACGCGCTGCGGAAAGCCAAGGACTTGATGGAACAAGAGATGAAAGCCCTGACCGGGGGACTCAAGATCCCCGGCCTCTTCTGA